The sequence CCAATAGTACCGATGCATCTCTGTTAGTTACATCATAGAGCAAGCAACAGAAGGAGTTACAATTAGTCATGTTCAAAGGTTCCACGTGTCTTACCGCTGTCACAGACGACCGGCGCTAATCGGCAGAAACATCTGCGGGCGCATTTCCTAGTACAAAGAACtaggtatacatgtatatgtgttACGTCACAGAAAATACACAGATTGCATTGCGTTCAAGTGTCCTTCTCAACCAAACGGCATATGGCAAGGATGATTTAAGCTAAGAATAACGACATTTCAATGATTTCAGCAAAAGAACGTACATGTACCAACACACTATGGTTGTGGCATACATTTGTCACACCAGGGGGGCACCCAGTTGGCTCGGCTGTGTGCATTGACTTGGGATCTACCCCACTGGTGCAAACAGCAGGACACATCCAGTGGGAACGTGGAAGAGTCCACCTTATACCTGCTGCAAGTACCTGGCTAAGAATCAGTCCGATTCTTTTGAACCCCCAGACATCTTTGTCCCTGACCTTCAAGCATTTTCGTCGGTTGCAGCCGCCAGGCTTATGTGCCCTGTGCGGGCATTAAAATTGTACGTCCACTGCACAAAGTCGATACGGTCCAGTCACGGTCAGCTGTACGTTGCACCTGTACGACCAAGAACCCATAATATGTTCATGCATTTGATTGTTCCGTTTGATGCCGGGTGGGTGGCATGTTGCCGATGGTCCGGTTTATGCCCACAACGTGCGGGGGTTGTTTTCCTCATGGGCTTTCCTAAAAGGTGTCCCCATGAGAACTATTACGAGGGCAGCTTCCTGGAAGAACCTTTCCACATTCTACGACTGCTTCCTGAAGGATGTTCTGCAGTGGATGGAAATTCGTCGTGGTGaccatgagacgaaaattaagttagcatgtaaaaatgtgttttcattacattgttttactcatttctcaaaaactacagcacctcagcaactaatattttaaggtacgctttctacaatcattatcttcaaatggtgtaagtttagtgtaaatctgtgaacattgtgttttgtgttacaaaaagtacccaaatctgtTGTTGTGACATGAATAGAAGGAACTCTTGTCTTATAATCATTCAACTTCAGGAAGTTCTGTTGTGTCCAACTCCAAATCTTTTGGATGTATTTCTTTGGcattttcttgagaagatttcaATTGCATTTAGGGGAGTGCtgtctgtatacatgtacacagggTTTTTCAGGTTAAATTTCAGGGTAATGTAAcaaatcggtaaagtgtacagcaTAAACCACAGCATGCCCAGTACCAACCTCTTTGCCACAGAGTAATTCAGGACAACAGGGGCTGATATTGCAGTACCGATACACACATTCTGAGTTCTATTGAAGATATActatttgcaccatgctagggctgtgttcTCTATGTCAAGGTAATTGATGGGCCGAAAGAGAAAGATGTTGTGATCAACAGTATCAACAGCACTCGAGTCTaacaggactagtgctgtaaggttaccattgtccattgcagaaAGAATATCATTGCTCACAAAGACTAGTGCAGCTTCTATTCCATTAAAAGGCTTGtgtgctgactggaacacgtcggacaggttaaAAGCATGAATGTGATCGGAAATATTTGATGAAACGCTATAACTGTATATGCTCTAACAGACAAGATTGTGAAAAGCATCTCCCTATATTCAATGGTTTTTCATAGGCATACAGTACTACCTAAGGAGTGTGACGGAACAAAATCCAAAGGCTAAAAAAGCATTCATTCAATGTAATGATATATTACAGTATAAGCCTGGTAACCAATCTGACAGAACACCCATTGTGGTTATACACAGCCTACAACTTGAAATTAACCCTTGCAACAAATTATCAAATCCTCCAAATGATGAAACTTAAACACATTGTCAAAGAAAAACCCAACATTGCATATAGACAGGCCCTTACTAGTCTCCAAACACTTGAAGTGTTCTCAACAGTCCTAATACACCAAGCCCTGTAACAGCCCTAGATGTAGTAATCAGCTTTGCCCCCACATAATACCCAGCTCCTTGATCATTGGACCAAACCTCATCAATTAATCACCAAAGACTcattaaagtcagtggacagtattggtaattactcaaaataatgttttgcttacgaacttactcggtaacaagcaatggagagctgttgattgtttaaaacattgtgagaaacggctccctctgaagtaacatactgtagtttttgagaaagaagtaattttcgcgaatttgattttgagacctcagaattggattttgaggtcccgaaatcaagcatctgaaagcacacaacttcgtgtgacaaggttttgttttcttccattattatctcacaacttcgacaaccaattttcacaggtttgttatttcgtgcatatgttgagatacatgaacaccaaatgagaagacttgtctttgacaattaccaatagtgtccagtttgtTTAAATTGTAACTCTACCAATGTTATCTCCTGCCAGCATTGTCCCTCGGCAGGGTTCCAAAAACCACAAGTTTACtagatgttatttttgcatcagggataaagaatacaaatttgtttttacccatacactgatatGTATTACGCACTTAGTACTTGTGCTCCAATGAATGCTTTCTGGTTAACACTTTTTTGAATTGCATGAACAAGTTGAATTGATAACGGCTTACTTGAATACTTACTTCTAAAGATGTTTAAGATTGTCTTTCACCGCAAAAACATCTAGAGTAAGCCCAGATTGATTGCATGTATTTTATTCCTTTGTAttacagattttgttttctacgGCTAGTGTTCTTCTGCCTGCTGCATTCAGCTGCAGCCCATTCACATGCTATCCAAATGACGACAATCTGCCGTAAGTTGACAGCTTTTTCTTCAGATTACTTTAGGCAGCCTATTTAAAATGTGGACCATTTGCAAGCCTGAAATTTCTGACCCTGATGTTCATATCATTTAAAGCTAAGTATTATTAACATAGTGCAATAAACTACGAGGTACCGACATGTTATTGACCACTGATGTCTTTCAACTACATCGAGGTACAGTCTTGAATATCAGCATTTTGACAGACTTCCATAACTACtttggttttaataataataataataataataaaaggtatTTAAATTGCGCTTTTCCAAAAACATGATCAAAGGtcataaaaaagaaaaggagaaaacgaaaatttgcaagaaacaaaaaagttttttcttAAAAGTAACAACACAAGAAGATTTACAGACATTtattgggagattgttccaaaatTCAGCAGCAATGTGTGAGAAGGCGTGTTTGCCAAAAGTTAATCTACATTCATGagtgttaaagacaatggacactattggtaattgtcaaagactagtcttcacagttggttatctcaacatatgcataaaataacaaacctgtgaaaatttcagctcaatcggtccttcGAAGTTgttagataataatgaaagaaaaaaacacccttgtcacatgaagttgtgtgctttgtgatgcttgattttgagacctcaaattctaaacttgaggtctcaaaatctaatttgtggaaaattacttctttctcgaaaactatgtcacttcagagagagctgtttctcacaatgttttatactatcaacttttccgcattactcgtaaccaagaaaggttttatgatgataattattttgagtaattaccaatggtgtccactgcctttaagctgagtTTTATCGGAAGAAGAACCTTGACATGGGTTTGGCGAAGGTGAAACATATTAGATAAATAAGGTGGAGCAATGccattcaaacatttaaaaacatataGAAGAGTTTTGAATTGGATGCGTTTCTCCATGGGAAGCCAGTGTAGTTTAGCGAGTAAGGGAGATCCATGAGCTCTCCAACAGTTAACAGTGAGAACAAGTTTGGCAGCTCTGTATTGAATACCGGTGAGGCGTTTAAGATTTGCTTTGGTGATTCCAGACAACAGGGAGTTACAATAGTCCAGACGAGAAGTGACAAGACAGCGAACCACATGGTGACAAGTATCTTGATCAATGTATTTGCGAATCCTTGCAATGTTGCGCAGATGGAAGTtagtagacctacatgtatatactgAATTAACTTGAGATGACATTGACATGACAGGGTCAAACATGACACCCAAGTTCTGAATACTAGTTGAGTGGTTACCAAAGAATTTCTGATGTTAAGAGAAACATCTTCAACATGTGACAAGTTGTTTTTGGAGGCCGCGACAAGGAACTCTGTTTTTTCAGCATTCAgtttcaatttgtttgtgttcatcCAGAATATAAGAtgagataagataagataagaactatCCCACACTTGGAAAATGAAAACTGGCCATGTATGAaacagtacagaaaaaaacactaaaaattGTATAACAATAGACATAccgataaaaatattaattatgaaTATCAGGTATAAAAATATGTATCTTGCATGGATAAAAAATTAAGCACAGCAATATTTATAAACAAGGTAAAATGTGCACAAGAGAGGTCCTTAAAACGGACAACGCATAAAACACAgcagacttaaagccattatacactttcagaaaacattgaaacaattatcaattttcgacaacgagaattacggatttatagtaaacacatgtcctgacacggtgaaacgtgcagaaacaagggtgggttttcccgttattttctcccgactccgatgatcgattgagcctaaattttcacaggtttgttattttatatagaagttgtgatacacaaaggtTTATTGTTAGCAAACAGATTAACAGTCTTAGATTGAATGATAGAGTCCTCGCAGAAACAGATGAAAGCGGAGACCACTTCCAAGTTCCACAGCATTGTCCATGTCAGTGGCAGTGTCTATGAGTTCATTCTAGTCGGTGGTTGCGAAACAATGGCAAAGTTCCGAAGTAGCTTCTGCGGTCCATGATTTGATGTTCAGCTTTTGTACGGGTACAGTGCTGATCTGGGTTGATATAAAGGGGTCAGCTTATAAACTATGTGATTAACCACAATTTGTGGGGGTACAGTGTAGAGCAAATTCTGTTATGTACGTGGATGGAGGGTGACAAAATGTAAGTAGTACATGTAAGTGGTGTGTGACAACATAGGCAAGTTGTCATAAATGCTTAtatcttttcctcttttcaTTCAGCCCAAAAAGTTTTAGCCCCAGGTGCTTAACAGAAAAAGCCGACAGTGTAACTGAAGCAAGTGTCAGCCTCTACACATGTCCTCGTGGTGAAACCATCTATTATGAAAACGGATCAATTGCGTACTCAAACAAGTCATTCAATCAAGGTATGCCATTGCAAatgcatttgttttctttgaaagTGGAATGTACATGACAATGTTTTtgcttattcaattcaatttttcaattcaattcactttatttccaaatccaaacaaataaacaaaacaattagcagtgaataaagaactatgttttaCAAGCAAATGGAATAATACATGAAGTAATACTATAAtactacatttacatgtacaagcaaaggcaaaatataaattacgGAAAACAAGCAAAAAAACATACAGAGCACAAGGTGATGGAGTTGGAGggggcccataaaaagcaaagcttgtcgAGTATGGACCCCCTAACGAAAGCAATAAAGCATAACAATCAGTTTACAAAAGGAGACAAACACAATACAGTATGTAGGCGCTAAATAAATACTAAGCAATAATTAAGAGATGAACatgaaacagataaacaaaacaaaaacccccaaaacacaaaaaacaagtacaaactttacatcaataatCTAACAAGATGACAAGTAAGGTgcataattaaaattaaataaatactcattagagaaaaaaaaaaaaaaatggaaaaccagAAATAGGCAACAAGACtataaaaataatgtgaatAGGTGAATACAGGACATAATAGAACTAGGCACAATTATTAAGGAGGAACTGCTTAAGCTTACTTTTAAACATACTCAAAGAAGTGGCATTAGTGAGAGGAGTGTTCAAAGAGTTCCAGAGTTTATGACCTTGGTATTTAATACTATTGTGAGAAAGAAGGGTCCTGGTAAAGGGAATGTGATAGTGGGAAGCTTGACGGGTACAATGAGTATGGATGGACTGATTATGTGTGAAAATGGAAGCAAGGCAGGAAGGTAAATTGTTGTGAGCCAGTTGAAACATGAATGTACCCAGATGAAAAGAATAGATGTCACTCAATTTCAGAGAACGGTACTTGGTGAATAGGGGATCAGTGTGAGCAAGATAAGACGAATTGCTAACAACACGAATGGCCCTTTTTTGTAAAAGGAACAGTCTATTTAACACAGAATGAGACGCATTACCCCAAGCTAAAATACCATAATTAATGTGAGATAAGACAAGGGTGTTATACAAGGTAGTTAAAATATACTCAGGGAGATAAGACTTAAGTCTATTGATGACACCAACATTTCTAGAAATAGTTTTACACAGAGAGTCAACATGTGGTTTCCAGGAAAACTTGTGATCTATGTGCAAGCCAAGAAATTTAGTACAGTCGACTTGATTAATCTTAATACCATCAATACAAATATCTTTAGGTAAAACTTTAGACACATTACTAAAAAGCATACAGttggtttttttaatgtttaaagacagtttgttAGATTTGATCCAATTACTTACAAAAGCAAGTTCAGAGTTAACTGTAGCAATGAGAGTGTCTAAGTGAGAATGACTACAAAATAAATTAGAGTCATCAGCAAATAGGATGAAGGAGAGGAGATCTGAGGATTTAGCAATATCATTGATATAGATCAAGAAGAGAAGTGGTCCCAGAATAGAGTCCTGTGGAACACCACATGTAATTGAGCGGGTGGTGGATGAGTGTCCCCCCACAGTGACATACTGCTTTCTGTTGGAAAGGTAGCTTGTAAACCACTCTAGGGATCTTCCTCGAATACCGTAATGATCGAGTTTTTGAAGCAAAATGCTATGGTCAAGAGTATCGAAGGCTTTCGAAAAATCGAGGAAAATCCCTAGAGTGTGTTCGGAATTGTCAATTGCAGTGACGACTTTGTCGATCAGGTGGATGACTGCGTGGATAGTAGAATGTTTGGCCCGAAAACCAAACTGGAAGTTCGAAAGAATATCATGTTTCTGGAGAAAGCCAGAGATGCGAGTGTACGCCAGTCTTTCAAGAATTTTGGAAAAGCATGTAAGGACAGAAATGGGCCGGTAGTTTGAGACCTGGTCGACATCACCATTTTTATGTATAGGCGTCACTTTAGCAATTTTCATAGCGTCAGGAAAAATTCCAAGAGAGAAAGACTGGTTCACAATGAAAGTGAGTGGAATGACAATAGCAGGAATGACTCTTTTGATGACAAAGGCATTAATTGAATCTGAGcctgaactttttttgttggtCAGGTTAGCTACAACATCACAAACCTCCTCTGTGGTGACCGGATCAAGGAAAATGGAGTGGGGATTTGGAATACCGAGATAGCTCATGAAGTTAGAGTTGCACGGAGGGATTTTACTGGCTAGGCTTGGGCCGATGTTGGCAAAGTAATTGTTGAAGTGCTCGGAGATAGAAGAAGAGTTCTCAGTGTAGATACCATTGTGAGTAATGCCGGAAATTTTTTGCCGGGAGACATCTTTGTTGATAACAGTGTTAATTAGTTTCCAGGTGTTCTTGATATTGTTTTTCTCCCTTTGAAACTGATTGAAGAAGTAGTTTTTCTTAGCGGATCTAAGGACACTGGTGAAGATGTTCTTGTACTTAGTGTAGGCAAGGTGGTTGGTTGAGTTCCGCTTAGAAAGAAATTTACGGTACAATCTGTTTTTGAGATTGATTGACTGGAGGAGAGAATTAGTGATCCAAGGTGATTTAGGAATGTGTTTGGTGTTGTGCCTTTTGGTAGACATGGGAATATTGGCGTGATGAATGTTGTTGAAGATAGTCATAAGATTATCAAAAGCAATGTTAGGATTATCAGCTTCGTAAACTGGAGACCAATCTGCTGATTGCAGATGCCGGTGTAAATTACCAAGGCTAGTATCAGTGTAGACATATGATTTAGCAGGATGGAAACGAGAGGGATGACTGTCAGAGAAAGGTATTGATGTGAAGATGGGTAAGTGATCAGATATGTCAGAAATAAGAATTTTAGTGAGTGGGAGAATGTTTGTGAATATGTTGTCGATTAAAGTGGCAGAAGTTTTGGTAATTCTGGTGGGTGTATCAATGAGGGGTAAACAGGAATGAGAGAAGATCATGTCAAGAAAACCTTGAGCAGCAACACATGTATCATAATCAAGAAGATTTATGTTGAAGTCACCTGTAAGTAGGCATCTAGTGTTTTCCCTGGCTAGCTGAGCAATTGCATTCTGGAAGATAGACATGAAATCATTGTGTGGTGCTTGAGGAGGCTTGTATATGACACCAATAACAACATTTCTTGAAGGAGTTTTCACCTCAATGAATAGAGATTCGGCAGAGTCAGAGGTTGTTGACAGGTCAGCCCTTATAATGAAGTGAATGCTGGAGTGGATATATACATATAAGGCAACACCCCCACCTACTCTATGTAACCtgttcttggtgacgagttggTATCCAGGTAGCTGGAACACATCAGGAGAAGAGCTCTTGAGCCAAGTTTCAGATAGAGCAATAACAGAGAACTCAGGGAGTGATTGAATGGTATCTCTAAGGTTGTCAAAGTTTTTGGAGAGGCTCCTGATGTTAAAATGGATGATGGTTAAGTTACGATCAGGACTGATAGCATTGCTGGTGAAATCCTCTTGTGTGGAGTAGACACAGTCATTGATGATCGGCGAGGGATTGTTAGAGTCAAAGTTGGAAGGAATAACCAAAGTAGGCATATGTGGTGGCTGGGGGCCCCTACTGTCGGGTACAGTGTGAGAATGGGCAAAGGGTACAGAGCCATTGTAGTCATCAATTACTGCTTGGAAGTCACAGCTATCAAGTGAGTTGAAAGGCAAAGAATAGGACAAGCAAGCCTCACAAAGCCATGGTTGGTCAGAGTTGGACAATACCATAAAGTCATTCACAGACAAACTAGTACATTTTAAGTGGACCCAATTATCACATACATCACAAAGTATACTCTTCTGGTTTACCTTAACAGGACAAGTACATACTTTACAGGGAAATTTAGTAGGCATagaaaacaattacaaacaatcaaaacatttaGCACAAAGTATTGTAagcaaaataatacaaaagcaATAGCATGAATGAAATGCAAAATCAGAGACAAGGAACAAAAAATAAGTGGGTGGatggcaaacaaaataatatatacacCGGTTTAACTTAATACTAAATGAAGAACATGCATGGGTTTGaagcaaataataaaagtaatacaTGTATGAATGATAAACAGATCATGTGAGGTAGCACAGTTCATGAAGATGATTACAGTTACATGCGAGGTAAATGTGGAGGCATGTAGCAAGCAGGCACTGGTGACGAGCATGATCGAGCAATGGATACAACTCACCACAATTACAGCTTATCAAGGTCCTGGATAGATGTTACTGTTACCTTACGGTTGTTAGCCAGCAGGCAAATCACACGACCGTCGATTGTCCAAGCACTAATGGTCTTTGAGCTGTCTTGGGCCGCTTTGAGAAGAGACATACGGGTCGGGGTGAGGCTTTCAGACAAGGAGAGGCCGGAACCTTTCAGCAGGCGTTTGGTACGAAAGGCAGCTTCCCTCTTAGCGTAGCTGATGAATTTGATAATAACTGGCCGAGATCGTCGTTGACCAGAATGGTTGACATTGTGATTAAGATTCGGCTTGCCAATTCGATGAGCACGATCAATGTCTGACGACTGAAGGTGTAAGTCAGGAAGCAGATGATTGAGGCAATCGATGGAAGTTCCCTTGTTGTCAGCGTGGCTCTCATCCAGACCGTGTAAAAGCAAACAATTACGGCGACTGTACTGCTCGAGGTCATCAAGCTTCTTGAGCATGTCGTTGTTGGTGTTCTTAAGGGAGGAACATTGATTCTCCAAAGAGGTGATTGTTGTGGCTTGCACATCACTGTCCATTTGTAAGGATTCATACACCTCCTGCTTCACTTCAGATGACATTGAAGATGGCTTGGCAATGAATAAATCTGAGTTAATCAGCTTACTTGTGATCGTGGATGTGATGTGGTCGTCTGACAGTAGCTTGATCACAAGAGTATCAGCAACAGCTGCTATTAATGGCTGTAATAGCGTAGCATCAGATGATAATAGATTTGTTAGGCTAGTTCTTAGTTGATCGTCCAAGGCAGCATCGTGGGCAGGATTGACGGCAGGCTTTGACTTGGATTTACCGCCCGTAGGTTTTGGTGTCACACAGGCACCGCCATCTTTGTGGTAGTCATGGTAGTAGTAGAGCCTTGTCCTTGGCCAGTACGAGAACTTGATCGCAGATTTTTCTCGGATCGTGTTTCACTCATGGTAATCAGCAGTCTAGTAGTGGCGTAAGATGTTTGGTAAGGAACTGGAAGGCTTTAGGATGATCAAGCTGCCTTGAAGACgaaattatttgaaatttaCCGGCACAATTTTGTGCGGGAGTCTTCCACACGTCTACATTGGTATAGCGCCCTCAACAAcgaattatttaaaggcagtggacactattggtgattactcaaaataattattagcataaaaccttacttggtaacgagtaatggggagagattggtagtataaaacattgtgagaaacggctctgaagtggagtaatttttgagaaagaagtaattttccacgaatttgaggtctcgaaatcaagcatctgaaagcacacaactttatgtgacaagggtgtttttttctttctagttatctcgcaacttcaacgaccaatcgagctcaaattttcacaggtttgttattttatgcatatgttgagatacagcaagtgaggagactggttttgacaattaccaatagtgtccactggctttaaccagtcagtttctcttgtggtttattatttgatactcGAAATCCTTAAAGTTCCACTTGTCAGAATATGAATGAAATTACGTTAGACCTAACCCAGATACAAATGTAAAGTTCTTCTGTCGCATCAAGTTGGAATGTGATACATTGGAGACTTGGGTTAAGTTTCATCTGTACAGTAAGTCAGTCGGATAATGCACAAATCAAATTCTGAACATTATGCTAccaccctacccccccccccaatttgcATTGTCAGGGCCAACCATGACCAATATATCAATTATATTAAATTGTTCAGATTATAAATTCAAGTGATAAACTTCGAGGGAAACTTGctgggtattttttatttttttttttttttttggggggggggggattgagcgaaaaacaataatttgcaacagtggAATTTGAACCTGCTATCTCCGGAGTAACttgctggtgctctaccaactaagctgtCTTATCTAAACCTATTGTTTGTGACATGCCTTTTTGACATTATCTTGGTAATTTTGCTGCTCTGAAAAAGTCAACAGTCATTTTTTTGCTGAACTAG comes from Asterias amurensis chromosome 3, ASM3211899v1 and encodes:
- the LOC139934336 gene encoding uncharacterized protein, which codes for MSSEVKQEVYESLQMDSDVQATTITSLENQCSSLKNTNNDMLKKLDDLEQYSRRNCLLLHGLDESHADNKGTSIDCLNHLLPDLHLQSSDIDRAHRIGKPNLNHNVNHSGQRRSRPVIIKFISYAKREAAFRTKRLLKGSGLSLSESLTPTRMSLLKAAQDSSKTISAWTIDGRVICLLANNRKVTVTSIQDLDKL